The Flavobacterium praedii genome window below encodes:
- the ruvB gene encoding Holliday junction branch migration DNA helicase RuvB: protein MNENLDPTNTNFSSEELDIEKRLRPLSFDDFAGQDQVLENLKVFVAAANQRNEALDHTLFHGPPGLGKTTLANILANELQVGIKITSGPVLDKPGDLAGLLTNLEERDVLFIDEIHRLSPIVEEYLYSAMEDFKIDIMIESGPNARTVQINLNPFTLIGATTRSGLLTAPMRARFGISSRLQYYTTELLTTIVERSAMIFKMPISMEAAIEIAGRSRGTPRIANALLRRVRDFAQIKGNGTIDIEIAKYALKALNVDAHGLDEMDNKILNTIIDKFKGGPVGLSTLATAVSESSETIEEVYEPFLIQEGFIMRTPRGREVTEKAYKHLGKIKSNIQGGLF, encoded by the coding sequence ATGAATGAAAATCTAGATCCTACCAATACTAATTTTAGTTCTGAAGAACTGGACATCGAAAAAAGATTAAGGCCTTTGTCTTTTGATGATTTTGCAGGGCAAGATCAAGTTTTAGAAAATCTTAAGGTTTTTGTTGCAGCTGCCAACCAGCGTAACGAAGCTTTAGATCACACTCTTTTTCATGGACCTCCTGGTTTAGGAAAAACTACTTTGGCTAATATTTTAGCTAATGAATTACAGGTTGGTATAAAAATAACTTCTGGCCCTGTATTAGATAAGCCTGGTGATTTAGCTGGTTTATTGACTAATCTGGAAGAACGTGATGTTTTGTTTATTGATGAAATCCATAGATTGAGTCCCATTGTTGAAGAGTATTTGTATTCAGCTATGGAAGATTTTAAAATTGATATTATGATAGAATCTGGTCCCAATGCTCGAACTGTTCAAATCAATCTAAATCCTTTTACATTAATAGGTGCAACTACCCGTTCGGGTCTTTTAACTGCGCCAATGCGTGCACGTTTTGGAATTTCTTCAAGATTACAGTACTATACAACCGAACTTTTAACTACAATTGTAGAACGAAGCGCCATGATTTTTAAAATGCCAATTTCTATGGAAGCTGCCATTGAAATTGCGGGTAGAAGTAGAGGTACTCCTCGAATTGCTAATGCTTTATTAAGAAGAGTCCGTGACTTTGCACAAATTAAAGGAAATGGTACTATTGACATTGAGATTGCTAAATATGCCCTCAAGGCATTAAATGTTGATGCTCATGGACTTGATGAAATGGATAATAAAATTTTAAATACCATTATAGACAAGTTCAAAGGTGGGCCGGTTGGTTTATCAACTTTGGCTACAGCTGTCTCTGAAAGTAGTGAAACTATCGAAGAAGTATATGAACCGTTTTTGATTCAGGAAGGTTTCATTATGAGAACACCAAGAGGTCGTGAAGTGACCGAAAAAGCCTACAAGCATTTAGGAAAAATCAAATCGAATATTCAAGGAGGTTTATTCTAG
- the queG gene encoding tRNA epoxyqueuosine(34) reductase QueG: MIDIKIKHTQFIKTEAKRLGFLSCGISKAGFLEQEAPRLEDWLKNNRNGQMAYMENHFDKRLDPTLLVDDAKSVVSLLLNYYPTDFQNANSYKISKYAYGQDYHFVIKEKLKELLYSIQQNIGEVSGRAFVDSAPVLDKAWAAKSGLGWIGKNSNLLSQKVGSFYFIAELIIDLDLEYDQATTDHCGSCTACIDSCPTEAIVSPYIVDGSKCISYFTIELKDSIPDEMKGKFNDWAFGCDICQDVCPWNRFSKPHNEPLLNSNSDLLAMSKKDWIELTEETFKLIFKNSPLKRANYQGVKKNISFLE; the protein is encoded by the coding sequence ATGATTGATATTAAAATTAAACATACACAATTCATTAAAACCGAGGCAAAACGTCTAGGGTTTTTATCTTGTGGTATATCAAAAGCAGGTTTTCTTGAGCAGGAAGCCCCTCGTCTTGAAGACTGGTTGAAAAACAATAGAAATGGCCAAATGGCCTATATGGAAAATCATTTTGACAAACGGTTGGATCCAACTCTATTAGTTGATGATGCAAAAAGTGTCGTATCGCTTTTATTAAATTATTATCCTACCGATTTTCAAAATGCCAATTCCTATAAAATTTCAAAATATGCGTACGGTCAAGATTATCATTTTGTCATCAAAGAAAAACTTAAAGAATTACTTTATTCAATTCAGCAAAATATCGGTGAAGTTTCTGGTCGTGCTTTTGTAGACTCTGCCCCAGTTCTCGATAAGGCTTGGGCTGCTAAAAGTGGTTTAGGATGGATCGGTAAAAATAGTAATCTCCTTTCTCAAAAAGTAGGTTCTTTTTATTTTATAGCTGAGCTTATTATTGATTTAGATTTAGAGTATGATCAGGCAACCACTGATCATTGTGGTTCTTGTACCGCTTGTATCGATTCCTGTCCTACGGAGGCCATAGTTTCGCCCTATATTGTAGATGGCAGTAAATGCATTTCTTATTTCACTATCGAACTCAAAGATAGTATTCCAGATGAAATGAAAGGCAAATTTAATGATTGGGCTTTCGGTTGTGACATCTGTCAAGATGTTTGTCCTTGGAATCGTTTTTCGAAGCCACACAATGAACCTTTGTTGAATTCCAATTCTGATTTGCTTGCAATGTCAAAAAAAGATTGGATAGAATTGACTGAGGAAACTTTTAAATTAATATTTAAAAATTCACCACTAAAACGCGCTAATTATCAAGGTGTTAAGAAAAATATATCTTTCCTAGAATAA